CTCGCATTACACGCATTATCTGAGGTCGATACGATTAGCATGCCGGCGAATTGAAATGCGGGTAGGTCAAAGTACGCCATGCTTCGGTTGTGTTCAAAGCACGGTCGCCTGCCCCAACAGGCGGCCACTTTTCTGGACTGAAACCCGCGCTTCATAGACATGTATTATCAACGTCTGCTATACGACATGGGACTTTATGCAGACATTCTCAGCGATCTCGATCGATATATCCTTGATACCCTTACGGAAGGTCGAGCGACGCCAACATTGATCAAGAAAATCCGCAATGATCAAGGGTGGGAATATAGTCGACAATATATCTCCCAACGGCCAAAGAGGTTAGCAGAACACAATCGTGTGGTAAATATACGCGATACTGGAGTATACGAACTGAACGACGACCCACAAGTCAGCAATACATAGTACAGTCACAATCGCTTTTGAGAACAGGATGCTGCTCGAAGCCTCAGACCCCATGATGTCGAATACTACTAGCTATCTATTGTTACGAGCCCAAACTTCACTAAGTGTGTCATATCAGATTATGACTGACAGATCGACGTTTTCACTGTTGATTTTGAATATTACCTCATCGGCCAAAGACTCCTGATATTCTCAACAATCAGGAACAAACAAGTGTCACAACGGATGAAATTATCGTCTGATACTGTATAGGACTCTCAGCGAACGGATCATTTTACGCTTTGAGCTACCCAGCGCTATAGTAACTCAGGAAAGCTATTGAGGAAATTCAGCAATCGAAGGGAGAAGTGCCGTCACGTCCGGTGAATTTTGACCGTTCATTTCTCAGTTCCTCAAAAACTTCTACGGAGTACTAAAGCCGTGGGGTTTTCTCCTGTATTTCGTATAACAAGTCAGCGTAGTACAGAAGCATCGCTTTGTTGGTGTGTCTTCATGGAAAATACGTTTTCTCCGTGAGATTTCTTGACCATGTAGTTGAGAATTACTGGTCCATCAAACTCAATCACGCACGGCTGTTCCTTTTATCCTAAGGTTGACACGCTCTGGAGGTTGAATCAGCATATTTATTAATCTTCACTTGACAATTACGTGGTAGCTTTGCGAGACTATATAAAACAAGTAAATCAGAGGGTTAATGAGTATCTGGCTCCGAAGTGTAGGGACGGTAGTGACGTATACCGATCAATTCTGACCGGAATTGAATTTGATCGAGCACTGCATTTTGGGTCTGGTCGAGACAAGCGGAAACTGTGGAGTGAATTAAATGCAAAAGGTAATGATATCATTGCGATAGATCCGGATAAGGGGGGGGTTATCCAAGAACAGCGCAGAGCAGCGTATACAAGCGGATGGACAGCGGTTGCCGTTCGCAGAGAATACATTTGATTTAGTATTCTCTGAGTATGTCTTTGAGCACCTTCCGGATCCGAAAGAGGCCCTTCATGAGATCAATCGGGTACTCCGACCTAGAGGCTCATTTGTCGTACTCGTTCCTAATCCGTCTCACTACTATGCAAGAGTCGCTGATCTGACTCCATTTTGGTTTCATATATTATGGTCTAAGTTCCGGGGGGTAAAATCAGCAGAGCAAGATCGGTTTCCAACGCAATACGAATGGGGATCATATGCGGATATTCATAGTACTATGTTCGATTGGCAATTGAAGGCATTCATAAGCATTCCGGGTCCAACAAAATATACAGAGATTCTTCCAGTGCATGTTCTGTTCGTATTATTTGATCGGATAATGGCTAATCGTCCACAATTTCACGTTGCATATGTCGCACATTACAAAAAGTTACGAGACAGTAGGTGAAACCACGAGTAGTAAGTCGGACAATCGCGGAAGTACTGAAAGAAGTTTGTAACGACACTTTAGATCTGGAAGGGACGATTCGAAACAGTAGGCCAAGGAGCAGATGAGGAAACTCTGTTAGGAAGAGGATATTATACTCAGGGACAGAGATATTGATGCACTCCCGGTGGATCGATTGTTTCGAGTGTTAGCCAGATTGCTGAGCGTGTCTCATCAAGAGTTCCGAAATAGCGGTTTCCGAGGGCCTGTTTGAGTCGCTTCCAGTACTCTTCTGTCGGGTTTAGATCAGGTGATCCGGTCGGGAAATACACTAACGCGATCGGTTCATCGGCTACGAAGTCCTTTACCGCCTCGGCGGTGAAGGACATCGCTTGATCCAGTAATACGACCAGTTTCTCGCCAAACTCCGCTTGGAGATGGTGCAGAAAGCGGATCGTCACCTCACTGGTGAACGATCCGCCACACTCCAAAACAGTCGTCTCTCCATACTCGGTGACTGCTCCAAGCAGATTTACACCCTTGCGAGAGGCCGACACGCCGACTGTCGGCCTCTCGCCAATGGGATACCACGCCCTGTAGAGGTCTGCTCCAATCGCTTTCCGTGTCTGATCAATCGTAACGACTGTTGCGTCTTCATCACGTCGGCCTACTTTTTTTCGACTTCGCCTTTGAACTCCTCGCGTTCAGTTTCATCAGCGGAGGCTGGCTCCGGCCGGGGTCTCTTCGGGGAGACCCCGGCCTTGTGCATGAGTCGGCGGACGTGCCGACGAGAGAAGGCAATATCGAATGCTTCGATAAGATACTGTTGAGTGAGAGCAGAGCTCCACGCTGGAGCGTCGTAACCTGCTCCTTGAGGCGACTCATGAAGAACAGCGGCGAATTGGTCAAACTGGTTGCCACTGAGTTCAGAGGGACGACCGGGACGAGAATCATCGCAGAGCGCGGCCTCAAAGCCGCGCTCTTCGAACCGATCCAGCCAGTTGTAGACCGTCTGGCGATCCTAGCCATATTTGTCTTCGATATCAGCAGGCGAAAGTCCTTCTAGATATTCCCGTGCGGCAGTAAGACGCTTGATCGCCTTCGGATCGGTCTCGTCCGCGAGCCGCTCGCGGACTCGACCTTTCGTTAACTCAGGGATCTTGCCCCCTTCCTCGGTCATGCCAGCAGTTGTTTCTCCAGAGTGTCAAAACTTTTGACCGACAGTATGGCGGTGTTCAGATAGGGATGAAGAGTGAGGCGGTACGTTTTCTGAGTGATTCATGCCCGAAAACGACCGCCTCAACGGCTGTTTGAACGAGATTGAGTTAGGTTTTGTGGAGTGAGAAGCGACACCGAGATTGCTGATGAAGCTCGGTATTCAGCTCCATCTGGCGGGCTTATCACTTTCGAATACCGTTTCGATTCTTGAGATATTCGGTGTCAAACGGGCGAGATCCACCGTTCACAACTGGGTGCACAAGGCCGAACTACAGCCCGAAGCCGGTCGAGATCCTGATCGCGTTGCGGTTGACGAACCCGTGATCCAACTCAATGATGAGCAGTACTGGCTGTATGCCGCTGTCGATTCTGAAACAAACGAATTACTGCATACAGCGCTTGAACCGACGACAAACAAGGTAATTGCTCACGCATTCTTTGCTGAGCTTCGTGAGAAACACGACGTAGACGACGCCGTGTTTCTCATCGATGGGTCCCACTCACTGAAAGACGCCTGTCGCCGCCACAACCTCGATTTCAAATATGAACGCCATGGAAATCGGAACAGTGTCAAACGTGTCTTTCGAGAAATAAAACGACGAACTACCAGTTTCTCAAACTGTTTCAGCAACGCCGAAGCATACACCGCCGACGAGTGGCTTCGATCCTTCGCCTTCGCATGGAATCACCTTATCTGAACACTACCAATGTTTCAAATGATACATAGAAAAAGGAGTGTATTGGGAATAACAATTGAAATGGTGGTGTGTATAGTAAACGATGCGTGTCTAGATGTCCAGTAAAAGGGTAGAACAATTGAAACAGTGGTGTAGGACAGAGTAAGGGCTGAGTGATAGCAAAGCGAGAGTTGATTGATAGAGCGAAAGCAGTTGAAACAGTGGGGTGTCTCCATGGTGTACCTATAATTTCAATGAATCTGAGCAGGTATCAGACCCTGACAACGTGGTATCCCATAGCGGGGCCCTTCGGTACAAAAGCAATCATCAAAATGCGAAGTTAACCAGAATAACTGCGATCTACGGACAAAAAGATAAAGGGCTCATGCAGAGAAAGAGAGGGCAGTTACTGAAAGAAATATCGCTTGTAGCACGTCGCAAGTGGCCAAGATAACAAATTAGAGTAATGGAAATAAGCATGTAAGGAAAACCAGTGTGGAATGTGCTACAGAGATTTAAGTAGAGTGTGACTCTATCATTTATTCGCTTAAGCAAAATGTCGATTAGGTCATCCACAGAGGCATCCTTTAGTCCTGGTCGCACTGATAACTCGACAATAGATAAGCAGGAAGTAAAATCACTTTAATGCCTGAATTATTCTAGTAAGGTTCAAATCCAGACCTCTGAATATCTATATATGAGCATAGCTGTTCAACTTATCAAATTATCCCCACGTAATACATGTGCGATAATGAATCATCTGTTGTCGTAGTTTCACAGTATTATCCACCTGAAACGGGGGCTGCGCCAACGCGATGGAAAGAGCTTACAGACCGATGGGCCGATGACACGTCGGTAACAGTGATTACGTCAGCCCCAGATTATCCAGAAGGTGAAATATACGATGGATATGATAATAGGTGGCTTCGACGTGAGCAACAAGGTAATGTTGAGGTATTTTACACCAAGACAATTACTGCCTCAAGTGGGAATCTGCTTCGTCGAAGTCTAAAATTTATCTGGTTTATGATTATGGCTCTTCTTGTGGGATTACGGTATACAACCCCAAATGCAGTCATTGCCACGTCACCACAACCTTTGACTGGAGTGTCAGCATGGATACTTGCTCGAGTGAAACGTGCAACGTTCGTATTTGAGGTAAGAGATCTCTGGCCTGAATCGATTACTGCCGTCAGTAACTTTGATAATACCGTCGTGATCTGGATGATAGATCAGACGATAACCATTCTGTACCACCGGTCAGACTATCTGGTAGTTGTCTCACAGGCGTTTATTGAGCCGATTGTTGCAGAGGGTGTCAATCCAGACAAAATCAAATATTTTCCAAACGGGATTGACTTAGATTTTTATGAAACAACAGAAAAAGAGAGCCCAGTACTCAAGAACGTTGATGAACGGTTTACAGTCTCATATGTTGGAACGATTGGCCGTGCACATGGACTCTCTGTCGTATTAGATGCAGCACAAGAACTTAGTGAGGTGCAGTTTGTGATTGTCGGTGATGGTGCCGAGCGTGAAAAGTTAGAAGCGCGAGCAGCAGATCATGAAAACGTCCTGTTTACTGGACGGCGACCAAAAGAAGAGATACCATCCATCCTGCGAACATCTGATGCTGCACTGGTCCATCTTCGACCGCGCGAAATATTTGAAACAGTCATTCCATCGAAGTTGCTTGAGGCGATGGCTGCTGGGCTGCCAGTTATTCTTGGAGTGCGTGGGGAAGCAAGACGAATTCTGATGGAGGCAGATGCCGGGATCCCGATGGAGCCAAATAACGAAGAAGATCTGATCAACGCTGTAAGACAACTACAACAACAAGAGAAAGCTCGTTTACATGGAGCAAAGGGGAGGGAATACGTTGTCGAAGAATTTAATTGGGATCATATCGCAGCTAAGTATCTCACAATTCTCAAAGCAGACTCCTGTCAGTGAATATCTGAACATTTAATTTTATAGCTACCGTCGACTTCTGTAATTAGCGTGACCAATCAGACTATTGCATTCGTTCTTGGGACACGGCCGGAAATTATCAAATGTGCACCGGTGATTCGGGAATGTGACCGGCGTAATGTTCCATATGAGATTATCCATACAGGACAGCACTACTCTGATGAGTTAGATCGTGTCTTCTTTGAGCAGCTGCAGTTACCAGTTCCAGAGTGCAATCTGGAAATCGGATCCGGAACACACGGGAAACAGACCGGCGAAATGATCGTAGAAATCGAGAAGGCGTTAACAGACGGAGACCCGGATGTTCTGCTCGTTCAAGGGGATACAAACTCAGTTCTTGCTGGTGGCATTGCAGCAAGTAAGCTATCTGAAGTTGCTGTGGGACATATCGAAGCGGGACTTCGAAGCTATGACCGGAACATGCCTGAAGAAACAAACCGCCGGGTTGTCGATCACGTAAGCGATTATCTATTCGCCCCGACAGACGACGCACAGCAGAATCTCTTGGAAGAGGATATTCCGAAAGCTCGTATTGAGGTGACTGGAAACACAATTGTTGATGCAGTCAGACAAAACGTCGGAATCGCTCGTGAACAAAGTGATATTCTTGAGCAATTGAATCTTGACAGTGAGTTTGCGCTGCTGACTGCACACCGTGCGGAAAATGTCGATACAAAAGACCGATTTACTGCACTCTTAGAGGGAGTATCACAGGTTAGTAAAGAATGCGGATTTGATGTTGTGTATCCAATCCATCCACGTGCTGAAAAGCGGATGAATGAGTTCGATATAGAAGTACCATCTGAGGTCCATCTGATTGAACCGCTTGATTTCCTTGATTTTCTTTTACTTGAGGATCAGGCTACGATTGTACTCACTGATTCCGGTGGGGTTCAGGAAGAAACATGTATTCTTCAGACACCGTGTGTGACACTCCGGGACAACACAGAACGACCTGAAACAGTTGCAGTTGGTGCGAATCGAGTTGTTGGAGTGCAACCAGATCAGATACGCAACGGAGTCACAAAAATGCTTGAAGAGCCGACAGATTGGAAGAACCCATTCGGTGACGGAACGGCTGCCGAGCAAATTGTCTCGACGGTGATAAACGATGAAAGATAAGAACCCGACCATCTGTGTACACGGGCTTGGGTACATTGGACTTCCGACTGCAGCTGTGCTTGCAAATGCTGGATACAAAGTATATGGATTTGATGTCGATGTACAACTCCGAGATCAGTTACAATCAGGCGAGATATCACTCGATGAAGCTGACCTTGAACGATTCGTGAAGCGATCGCTCGACGATGGGTTCACAGTCGTGGGAGAAATACAACCAGCAGAGTTTCATTTGATATGCGTGCCAACACCGTATAATGAGGATCTAGATAAAACAGATCTTAGCTATCTCAGAAGTGCGGTCGAAGGAATTACACCAGTACTTCGGGAAGGTGATACAGTCATCGTAGAATCAACCGTTCCACCAGGGACGACAGAGGAGTACGTTAGGGCTCGGATAGAAAAGGATGGATATGCTGTCCCAGAAGAGATTGGTCTTGGATATAGCCCAGAAACGGTTTTGCCAGGGAATACACTCACTGAACTACGAGAGAATGATCGATTAATCGGAACAGTTCCGGGCTGTTCTCCTGCTCCGGTTGTTGCGCTGTATGATTCTTTTACATCTGGAGAGATTAGAACAACGGATGCGACAACAGCAGAGTTTGTCAAATTAATCCAGAATGCATACCGTGATGTAAATATCGCCTTTGCGAACGAGGTTGCGAAATTAGCTCGGGAATTTACTCTCGACTCACGTGAAGCGATCGGGATGGCAAACAACCATCCGCGGGTTGATATTCTTCGACCGGGACCGGGAGTAGGTGGGCACTGTCTCCCGATAGATCCATTGTTTTTGGGTGAAGGAAACGATATTCCGATGCTGATTGAAACCGCCCGTGCAGTCAATGACGGAATGGTCGAGTACGTCGGGCAGTT
This portion of the Salinarchaeum sp. IM2453 genome encodes:
- a CDS encoding class I SAM-dependent methyltransferase; protein product: MPFAENTFDLVFSEYVFEHLPDPKEALHEINRVLRPRGSFVVLVPNPSHYYARVADLTPFWFHILWSKFRGVKSAEQDRFPTQYEWGSYADIHSTMFDWQLKAFISIPGPTKYTEILPVHVLFVLFDRIMANRPQFHVAYVAHYKKLRDSR
- a CDS encoding nucleotide sugar dehydrogenase translates to MKDKNPTICVHGLGYIGLPTAAVLANAGYKVYGFDVDVQLRDQLQSGEISLDEADLERFVKRSLDDGFTVVGEIQPAEFHLICVPTPYNEDLDKTDLSYLRSAVEGITPVLREGDTVIVESTVPPGTTEEYVRARIEKDGYAVPEEIGLGYSPETVLPGNTLTELRENDRLIGTVPGCSPAPVVALYDSFTSGEIRTTDATTAEFVKLIQNAYRDVNIAFANEVAKLAREFTLDSREAIGMANNHPRVDILRPGPGVGGHCLPIDPLFLGEGNDIPMLIETARAVNDGMVEYVGQLLDAALGGLEDKRVTLLGAAYKGGVADTRESPSLALLDYFRGKNVGSVRVTDPYVDAADVDLTILDLAESLAGADAAVLVTDHPEYGALSPGQFAEQMTGDVVIDTRAMLDPDRWNNAGFDLYRV
- the wecB gene encoding non-hydrolyzing UDP-N-acetylglucosamine 2-epimerase; protein product: MTNQTIAFVLGTRPEIIKCAPVIRECDRRNVPYEIIHTGQHYSDELDRVFFEQLQLPVPECNLEIGSGTHGKQTGEMIVEIEKALTDGDPDVLLVQGDTNSVLAGGIAASKLSEVAVGHIEAGLRSYDRNMPEETNRRVVDHVSDYLFAPTDDAQQNLLEEDIPKARIEVTGNTIVDAVRQNVGIAREQSDILEQLNLDSEFALLTAHRAENVDTKDRFTALLEGVSQVSKECGFDVVYPIHPRAEKRMNEFDIEVPSEVHLIEPLDFLDFLLLEDQATIVLTDSGGVQEETCILQTPCVTLRDNTERPETVAVGANRVVGVQPDQIRNGVTKMLEEPTDWKNPFGDGTAAEQIVSTVINDER
- a CDS encoding glycosyltransferase family 4 protein; translated protein: MCDNESSVVVVSQYYPPETGAAPTRWKELTDRWADDTSVTVITSAPDYPEGEIYDGYDNRWLRREQQGNVEVFYTKTITASSGNLLRRSLKFIWFMIMALLVGLRYTTPNAVIATSPQPLTGVSAWILARVKRATFVFEVRDLWPESITAVSNFDNTVVIWMIDQTITILYHRSDYLVVVSQAFIEPIVAEGVNPDKIKYFPNGIDLDFYETTEKESPVLKNVDERFTVSYVGTIGRAHGLSVVLDAAQELSEVQFVIVGDGAEREKLEARAADHENVLFTGRRPKEEIPSILRTSDAALVHLRPREIFETVIPSKLLEAMAAGLPVILGVRGEARRILMEADAGIPMEPNNEEDLINAVRQLQQQEKARLHGAKGREYVVEEFNWDHIAAKYLTILKADSCQ